The proteins below are encoded in one region of Paramisgurnus dabryanus chromosome 2, PD_genome_1.1, whole genome shotgun sequence:
- the maf1b gene encoding MAF1 homolog, negative regulator of RNA polymerase III b, whose amino-acid sequence MKLLENSCFEALSFQLCVETGDARILGRIESYSCKMAGDDKHMFKQFCQEGEPHVLEALSPPQSSSAPSPNLLAKSSEDGENPLSDKCCRKTLFYLITTLNESFRPDYDFSAARAHEFSREPSLNWVADSVNSSLFSAVGEQFNSLGPELWNAIDQEINLQSCDIYSYNPDLDSDPFGEEGSLWSFNYFFYNKKLKRIVFFTCRSVSVLSSYGCGGLDNELDMELDDDEEADGFTEDSYPRALCV is encoded by the exons ATGAAGCTTTTGGAGAATTCCTGTTTTGAAGCGTTAAGCTTTCAACTGTGTGTTGAAACTGGAGATGCTCGCATCCTTGGCAG GATAGAGAGTTACTCTTGTAAAATGGCTGGGGATGACAAACACATGTTTAAGCAGTTCTGCCAGGAGGGGGAGCCACACGTACTGGAAGCTCTGTCACCCCCTCAGTCCAGCAGCGCTCCGAGCCCTAATTT ATTGGCAAAGAGCAGTGAGGATGGAGAGAATCCACTAAGTGATAAGTGTTGCAGGAAGACTTTGTTTTACCTTATCACCACCCTGAACGAGTCATTCCGCCCTGATTATGACTTCAGTGCTGCCCGTGCCCATGAGTTCAGCCGCGAGCCCAGCCTTAACTGG GTCGCTGACTCTGTTAACAGCAGCCTATTTTCTGCTGTGGGAGAACAGTTCAACTCTTTGGGGCCAGAACTGTGGAATGCCATTGACCAAGAGATAAATCTGCAGAGCTGTGACATCTATAG CTACAACCCAGACCTTGACTCCGACCCCTTCGGAGAGGAAGGCAGCCTGTGGTCCTTCAACTACTTCTTTTACAACAAGAAACTTAAACGCATTGTATTCTTCACTTGCCGTTCAGTCAG TGTCCTCAGTAGTTATGGTTGTGGGGGTCTTGACAATGAGTTGGACATGGAGCTAGATGATGATGAAGAAGCAGATGGCTTCACAGAAGACAG CTACCCCCGAGCGCTGTGTGTCTAA
- the shrprbck1r gene encoding ranBP-type and C3HC4-type zinc finger-containing protein 1, whose amino-acid sequence MSLSSGGWTHTPPPPAQPHLGHEASQSGCNTVLMSVKVSVCHSGIRPLCLPGAGNESLRLQLSMDPGKAGEFRLALRDISGSAAGRSVSIAEFDLKTVRYEVKSPQCHELSLAAPPHDKITFNFRCEQEAQEWATVVMSSLREAHRVAISSPPEDGQVLPQALDLKSTAPVQRTEEICAELVSAIEAGDVRAASVYASSLAKQKAALCIKPSKQNYTDIEIGLAVVVEDASSSCCVTVKVFPHSTIGALKQQVFTDYGFHPRVQRWVIGQSLCSDHRSLASYGVQRDGETAFLYLISASQARLSRGIYQQDQETALLMPTSNQSYQEPSTNGPAALNAASRPYSTLPTRLHNSHNSNNAGGTERLGLGEIRDLINLEMPQLKEAMAPNRTNTQLGWACPSCTYINKPTRPGCEMCSADRPESYTVPGNYRPDALELRRIQQEKEAIRQYQQAREAERRENFARLVQIDGQDLVPNPERVECRICYVELESGEGVLLRECLHCFCRECLRSVILMSEDPQVACPYRDDAYACDCILQEREIRALVSVEDYERWLQRGLSVAESRCEGSYHCATADCPGWCVYEDTVNSFHCPVCKKHNCLLCKAIHEGMNCKQYQDDIAARAINDSAARRTRDLLKTLVNSGEAMHCPQCGIIVQKKEGCDWLRCTVCHTEICWVTRGPRWGPKGPGDTSGGCRCNVNKQRCHPKCQNCH is encoded by the exons ATGTCGCTGAGCTCAGGCGGGTGGACTCACACACCTCCGCCACCGGCCCAGCCTCATCTCGGCCATGAGGCCTCGCAGTCGGGTTGCAACACTGTTTTGATGTCGGTAAAGGTGTCAGTATGCCACTCTGGTATACGACCACTTTGTCTCCCGGGCGCTGGAAACGAATCTCTCCGTCTTCAGCTAAGCATGGACCCGGGGAAGGCAGGGGAATTCCGCCTCGCGTTACGGGACATCAGCGGATCAGCTGCTGGACGTAGTGTG TCCATTGCTGAGTTTGACCTCAAGACTGTTCGCTATGAAGTCAAGTCACCACAGTGCCATGAACTGAGTTTGGCTGCACCTCCACACGATAAGATTACATTCAACTTCCGCTGTGAACAGGAAGCACAAGAATGGGCCACTGTGGTAATGTCATCGCTCCGCGAAGCTCATAGAG tggCGATTAGCTCCCCTCCTGAGGATGGACAAGTGCTTCCTCAGGCTCTGGATTTAAAGAGCACTGCACCTGTGCAACGTACAG AGGAGATATGTGCAGAGCTGGTTAGTGCTATAGAGGCGGGTGATGTTCGGGCAGCATCCGTTTATGCATCGTCCTTGGCTAAACAAAAAGCTGCTTTGTGCATTAAACCCTCTAAACAAAATTACACTGACATAGAAATTGG CCTGGCTGTAGTTGTGGAGGACGCTTCCTCTTCCTGTTGTGTCACAGTGAAAGTCTTCCCTCACTCCACCATTGGTGCTCTCAAACAGCAA GTCTTCACAGATTATGGTTTTCATCCACGTGTTCAACGTTGGGTCATCGGTCAGTCCTTGTGCTCTGATCATCGGTCCCTGGCGTCTTATGGAGTTCAGCGAGATGGCGAAACTGCGTTCCTCTATCTGATTTCTGCCAGTCAGGCTCGTCTCAGTCGAGGAATATACCAACAAGATCAAGAGACTGCTTTACTCATGCCAACATCTAACCAGTCCTACCAAGAACCATCTACCAATGGGCCGGCGGCTCTGAATGCAGCATCAAGGCCATACAGCACCCTGCCCACAAGACTGCACAACAGCCATAATA GCAACAATGCTGGTGGGACAGAGAGGTTGGGTTTGGGTGAAATCCGTGACTTGATCAACCTTGAGATGCCACAGCTGAAAGAAGCAATGGCGCCCAACCGAACAAATACACAG TTGGGATGGGCCTGCCCGAGCTGTACATACATTAATAAACCAACACGGCCAGGCTGTGAAATGTGTAGCGCAGACAGACCCGAAAGCTACACTGTTCCCGGTAACTACAGACCAGATGCTCTGGAGCTACGACGGATTCAGCAAGAAAAAGAAGCAATCAGACAGTACCAACAG GCCAGAGAAGCAGAGCGCAGGGAGAACTTTGCACGTCTGGTACAAATTGATGGACAGGATCTGGTTCCTAACCCAGAGAGGGTGGAGTGCAGGATCTGCTACGTGGAGCTTGAATCTGGAGAAGGAGTCCTGCTCCGAGAATGCCTTCACTGTTTCTGCAG AGAGTGTCTGCGCTCTGTGATTCTGATGTCTGAGGATCCTCAGGTGGCATGCCCATACAGAGACGATGCCTATGCTTGTGACTGCATCCTGCAAGAGAGAGAAATCAGAGCT CTGGTATCAGTAGAAGATTATGAGCGCTGGCTCCAGAGAGGTCTGTCTGTGGCAGAGTCTCGATGTGAGGGAAGCTATCACTGTGCAACTGCTGACTGTCCAGGCTGGTGTGTTTATGAAGATACTGTCAACTCTTTCCATTGCCCAGTCTGCAAAAAACACAACTGCCTGCTCTGCAAG GCCATTCATGAAGGAATGAACTGTAAGCAGTATCAGGACGACATAGCAGCCCGTGCCATCAATGACTCTGCAGCTCGAAGAACCAGAGATCTGCTAAAG ACTCTTGTTAACTCTGGAGAGGCGATGCATTGTCCCCAGTGCGGCATTATTGTGCAGAAAAAGGAGGGCTGTGATTGGCTCCGATGTACTGTCTGCCACACTGAGATCTGCTGGGTCACCAGAGGGCCACGCTGGGGACCTAAA GGTCCTGGAGACACAAGTGGAGGCTGCCGCTGTAATGTTAACAAACAGAGATGCCACCCAAAATGCCAGAATTGTCATTaa